The following proteins are encoded in a genomic region of Dyadobacter sp. UC 10:
- a CDS encoding MutS-related protein: MQQVDQHTLYELQIIAERKGAFSVFQFFDKTSTQGGSDCLRSLLSKPKSTFAGVQSFQNLIKAILKNPRTCLIDIHRSYIMAVEGYSSLSVAHSLSQDAVMHWLDTLVYFIKSPEEFYRIQSGLMATLRMLLAMRQMLADSRGAEIPEEIRDDFRFIENFISQPTIRSFLKQSENDISKTKIFSIDYYFRVSNEKVLRQLLHIFYRFDAYRSVAKTTEQHSLTFPDFSEASHEFKAEAIRHPLISNSVANSIKIDLNRSVCIITGANTSGKTTFLKTCGLAVYLAHLGLPVPAGSMSLPFFDRLFTSLHLTDDLTSGYSHFYNEMIQVKKIAEALQLGERCMVLVDEIFRGTNQEDAFYCSKTVLDGFCKYPGSCFLISTHLLELAENFLASEYATNKCFKTTVLDDQFKNSYQIAEGIAYEKVGSLIMNSVGLTSIFTKAKRLPNL; this comes from the coding sequence ATGCAACAAGTTGACCAGCATACCCTTTATGAACTTCAGATAATCGCTGAGCGTAAGGGTGCATTCAGTGTTTTTCAGTTTTTCGATAAAACCTCAACACAAGGTGGAAGCGATTGCTTAAGATCCCTTTTGTCAAAACCCAAATCTACGTTTGCCGGGGTACAGTCATTTCAAAATCTCATTAAGGCTATTCTAAAAAATCCCAGGACCTGCCTGATCGATATTCACAGGTCTTATATCATGGCGGTGGAGGGTTATTCTTCGCTGAGCGTCGCGCATTCCCTGTCACAGGATGCCGTAATGCATTGGTTAGATACTTTGGTCTATTTCATCAAAAGCCCGGAGGAATTTTACCGCATACAAAGTGGATTAATGGCGACATTGAGGATGCTGCTTGCCATGCGGCAAATGCTCGCTGATTCCCGCGGCGCGGAAATACCGGAAGAAATTCGGGATGATTTTCGTTTCATTGAAAATTTCATTTCACAGCCAACGATACGTTCCTTTTTAAAGCAATCTGAAAATGATATTTCCAAAACAAAGATTTTCAGTATTGACTATTATTTCCGGGTATCAAATGAAAAGGTATTACGCCAATTGCTGCACATTTTCTATCGCTTCGATGCCTACCGTTCCGTTGCCAAAACAACTGAACAACATTCCCTCACTTTCCCCGATTTCAGCGAAGCCAGCCACGAATTTAAAGCAGAGGCTATCCGACATCCACTGATCTCTAACAGCGTCGCCAATAGCATTAAAATTGATTTGAATAGGAGTGTTTGCATCATCACCGGTGCCAATACCAGTGGAAAGACTACATTTTTGAAAACTTGCGGACTGGCAGTTTACCTGGCTCATTTGGGGTTACCCGTCCCCGCCGGCAGTATGAGTTTACCTTTTTTCGACAGGCTATTCACATCACTTCACCTGACCGACGACCTTACTTCCGGTTACAGCCATTTTTACAATGAAATGATTCAGGTAAAGAAAATAGCAGAGGCTTTACAGCTGGGTGAGAGATGTATGGTACTGGTAGATGAAATTTTCAGAGGGACTAACCAGGAAGACGCTTTTTATTGTTCCAAGACAGTATTGGACGGATTTTGTAAGTATCCAGGCTCCTGCTTTCTCATTTCCACGCACCTGCTGGAACTGGCGGAAAACTTCCTTGCCTCCGAATATGCCACGAATAAATGCTTTAAAACTACTGTACTTGACGATCAGTTTAAGAATTCATATCAAATCGCAGAAGGCATTGCGTACGAAAAAGTGGGCAGCCTGATCATGAATTCGGTTGGACTAACATCCATTTTCACCAAAGCAAAAAGGCTCCCAAATCTTTGA
- the serS gene encoding serine--tRNA ligase: MLQTNFIRENRDLTIAGLTKKHFREAAQAVDRIIDLDKKRRELQQELDEVLAASNNKAKEIGGLMKAGKQGEAEEAKAVTATLKERSRTLDEEHKAMEATLLEELVKLPNLPHESVPEGRTAEDNVNVLEEGAKPALHQGALPHWELIKKLGKNQAPIIDFELGNKITGAGFPVYKGKAARLQRAMISFFLDEAGKAGYTEVQPPIVVNADSGFATGQLPDKEGQMYHDAQDDLYLIPTAEVPVTNLYRDVIVAESELPVKNVAFTPCFRREAGSWGAHVRGLNRLHQFDKVEIVQINKPEESYNALNEMVEHVKSLLGKLGLPYRILRLCGGDMGFTSALTYDFEVWSAGQERWLECSSVSNFETYQANRLKLRYKGADKKTQLLHTLNGSALALPRILAALLENNQQPDGTVKIPGVLVPYCGFDTIE; encoded by the coding sequence ATGTTACAGACCAATTTTATTCGTGAAAACAGGGATCTGACAATCGCTGGATTGACCAAAAAGCATTTCAGGGAAGCAGCCCAGGCAGTCGACCGCATTATTGACCTGGATAAAAAAAGGCGTGAGTTACAGCAGGAGCTGGACGAAGTTCTGGCGGCTTCCAACAATAAGGCGAAAGAAATAGGCGGCCTGATGAAGGCAGGAAAGCAAGGCGAAGCGGAAGAAGCGAAAGCTGTAACAGCAACCTTAAAAGAGCGGTCCCGGACTTTGGATGAAGAGCATAAGGCTATGGAAGCGACACTGCTGGAAGAACTCGTTAAGTTGCCTAATTTGCCCCATGAAAGTGTTCCGGAAGGCAGGACTGCCGAGGATAATGTGAATGTCCTGGAAGAAGGTGCAAAGCCTGCATTGCACCAGGGCGCATTGCCGCATTGGGAACTGATCAAAAAGCTCGGTAAAAATCAGGCTCCCATTATTGATTTTGAATTAGGTAATAAAATTACAGGCGCTGGATTTCCGGTTTATAAAGGTAAGGCGGCAAGGTTGCAGCGCGCGATGATATCATTCTTTTTGGATGAGGCCGGAAAAGCGGGTTACACAGAAGTGCAGCCCCCGATTGTGGTCAATGCGGATTCAGGATTTGCGACCGGGCAGCTTCCGGATAAGGAAGGCCAGATGTACCACGACGCGCAGGATGACCTTTATCTGATTCCTACTGCCGAGGTACCCGTTACCAATCTGTACCGTGACGTGATCGTTGCGGAATCAGAATTGCCAGTCAAGAATGTCGCATTCACGCCTTGTTTCCGGCGGGAAGCTGGTAGCTGGGGGGCGCACGTGCGGGGGCTTAACCGGTTGCATCAGTTCGATAAAGTAGAGATTGTCCAGATCAACAAACCCGAGGAGTCTTATAATGCTTTAAACGAAATGGTAGAGCATGTTAAGAGCTTGCTTGGGAAACTGGGGTTACCCTATCGGATATTGAGACTTTGTGGCGGGGATATGGGCTTTACTTCCGCGTTGACCTACGATTTCGAAGTATGGTCTGCCGGGCAGGAACGCTGGCTGGAATGCAGCTCTGTTTCTAATTTTGAAACATATCAGGCAAACAGGTTGAAATTGCGCTATAAGGGTGCGGATAAAAAAACGCAGTTGCTTCATACATTAAATGGCTCTGCACTAGCACTACCGCGTATTCTGGCAGCTTTGCTGGAAAACAACCAGCAGCCGGATGGAACGGTTAAGATACCGGGAGTACTTGTGCCTTACTGTGGTTTCGACACAATCGAATAG
- a CDS encoding aspartate kinase encodes MQVWKFGGTSVGKPERMHSIRELLNSDPNRKIVVLSALSGSTNALIAIGEAVKAFDDSKAAALIEDLRTHYSLFIKELYSTPEGLQQGQEIVDTEFGYIKSLVGIKPFTIKQDKELVAEGEILSTKMFQAYLEEKGDSSVLLSALDFMRIDADGEPEMATIEDMLVTILNQYGDKQTIVTQGFICRNPREEVDNLKRGGSDYTASLIGGAIRADEIQIWTDIDGMHNNDPRIVKRTFPIRELTFEEAAELAYFGAKILHPSTITPAKLRGVPVRLKNTMQPEAPGTLIANQTSDREIKAIAAKDNITAIYIHSTRMLNAYGFLRRVFEVFEKYKTPVDMITTSEVSVSVTIDNSEHLDKISADLREFADLEEHDRDQNIICIVGNFSADKEGIALKVLDALKHIPIRMISYGASEHNLSLLIHSKYKAEALNVLNERLFYYEDAMKDIFTAP; translated from the coding sequence ATGCAAGTCTGGAAATTTGGCGGTACTTCGGTTGGGAAACCTGAGCGCATGCACTCTATCAGAGAACTTCTTAACAGTGATCCTAATCGCAAAATAGTTGTTCTGTCGGCGTTGTCGGGATCAACCAATGCATTGATCGCAATTGGAGAAGCTGTGAAGGCATTTGACGATTCGAAAGCCGCGGCGCTTATCGAAGATTTGAGAACGCATTACAGCCTTTTTATCAAGGAGCTGTATTCGACGCCGGAGGGCTTGCAGCAAGGACAGGAGATTGTCGATACCGAATTTGGGTACATCAAATCGCTGGTTGGGATTAAGCCTTTTACCATAAAGCAGGACAAAGAACTGGTTGCAGAAGGCGAAATATTGAGTACTAAAATGTTCCAGGCTTACCTGGAAGAAAAAGGAGACAGTTCGGTATTGCTATCGGCGTTGGATTTTATGCGTATTGATGCAGACGGAGAGCCTGAGATGGCAACCATTGAAGATATGCTAGTAACGATTTTGAATCAGTACGGAGACAAGCAGACGATCGTTACCCAGGGTTTCATATGCCGGAATCCGCGCGAAGAGGTTGACAATTTAAAGAGAGGCGGGTCCGATTACACAGCTTCTCTTATCGGTGGCGCCATCCGCGCAGATGAGATCCAGATTTGGACAGATATTGACGGAATGCATAACAATGACCCAAGAATAGTAAAACGCACATTTCCGATCCGGGAACTTACATTTGAGGAAGCTGCGGAGCTGGCTTATTTCGGAGCGAAAATCCTGCATCCAAGTACGATTACGCCTGCTAAGCTGAGAGGGGTTCCGGTTCGGTTGAAAAATACAATGCAGCCGGAAGCGCCAGGAACGCTGATTGCAAATCAGACTTCGGACAGAGAGATTAAAGCAATTGCTGCAAAGGATAACATTACAGCCATTTATATTCATTCAACCCGTATGCTGAATGCTTACGGCTTCCTTCGTAGGGTGTTTGAGGTATTTGAGAAATACAAGACACCGGTAGATATGATCACCACTTCGGAGGTGTCTGTGTCTGTAACGATTGACAATTCGGAGCATCTTGACAAGATCAGCGCGGATTTGCGTGAGTTTGCGGATTTGGAAGAGCATGATCGTGACCAGAATATCATCTGCATTGTTGGAAATTTCAGCGCGGATAAAGAAGGAATCGCATTAAAAGTGCTTGACGCTCTCAAACATATTCCTATACGAATGATTTCGTACGGCGCTTCCGAACATAACCTTTCCTTGCTCATTCACTCCAAATACAAGGCTGAGGCGTTGAATGTGCTGAATGAGCGCTTGTTTTATTATGAGGATGCAATGAAAGATATTTTCACCGCTCCCTGA
- the ribH gene encoding 6,7-dimethyl-8-ribityllumazine synthase, whose protein sequence is MSSADKNLSVFKTEDLPDISNKRFAILVAEWNTEVTEKLFEGAYQTLVAYGAKAENIERGNVPGSFELTLGSQWFAQRDDIDAVIALGVVIQGETKHNDYINHAVSQGITNVSLKTNKPVIFGVLTPNTMEQAVDRAGGIHGNKGDEAAMTAIKMLGLYSQIAQGIAYGKYF, encoded by the coding sequence ATGTCAAGTGCAGATAAAAATTTAAGTGTTTTCAAGACAGAGGACCTTCCTGATATTTCAAACAAGCGTTTCGCTATCCTGGTGGCGGAATGGAATACAGAAGTAACCGAAAAGCTTTTCGAAGGTGCTTATCAGACTTTAGTGGCATATGGAGCCAAAGCTGAAAACATTGAAAGAGGAAATGTGCCGGGCAGTTTTGAGCTTACACTGGGATCCCAATGGTTCGCACAGCGCGACGATATTGATGCTGTGATAGCACTGGGCGTAGTGATCCAGGGAGAGACAAAACACAATGACTACATTAATCACGCAGTTTCACAAGGTATAACCAATGTGAGTCTTAAAACAAACAAACCTGTCATATTTGGTGTGCTAACGCCCAATACCATGGAGCAGGCAGTAGACAGAGCTGGCGGCATTCACGGAAACAAAGGCGACGAAGCTGCTATGACGGCCATTAAAATGCTTGGGTTATATTCGCAGATAGCGCAAGGCATAGCGTATGGCAAGTATTTTTAA
- a CDS encoding tetratricopeptide repeat protein: protein MSKKNAGEAGLEIIETPEALAGQINKAEAFFIKNRKIVLGIGGAILVAIIGFAGYRFYIDGQEGTAQNALASVVYDFEADSLQKALNGSGGNEGLLSIADSYKGTDASNLANFYAGVALLKQGKYDDAISHLQSFSSSDLLIHARAQSLIGDAYLEKNQPADAISFYQKAADYEKNEYFTPVYLMKLALAQEKASKPGDAVTTYKRVIDEFPLSSEVVNAKKYMGLLEGQVGK, encoded by the coding sequence ATGAGCAAGAAAAACGCGGGTGAGGCTGGGCTGGAAATAATTGAAACTCCGGAAGCTTTAGCCGGCCAGATTAATAAGGCAGAGGCTTTTTTCATCAAAAACCGCAAAATCGTTTTAGGTATCGGTGGAGCAATATTGGTCGCAATCATCGGCTTTGCGGGATATCGTTTTTATATCGACGGTCAGGAAGGAACAGCCCAAAACGCGCTTGCAAGTGTTGTATATGATTTCGAAGCCGATTCTTTGCAAAAAGCATTGAACGGAAGTGGTGGAAACGAAGGCCTTCTGTCTATCGCTGACAGCTATAAAGGAACAGATGCGAGTAACCTTGCTAATTTTTATGCTGGTGTTGCATTGCTGAAGCAGGGAAAATATGACGATGCGATCAGTCACCTGCAATCTTTCAGTTCTTCAGATCTGCTGATCCATGCCCGTGCCCAGTCCCTGATTGGCGACGCCTACCTTGAAAAAAACCAGCCGGCTGATGCGATTTCTTTCTATCAAAAAGCTGCCGATTATGAAAAGAACGAGTACTTCACGCCAGTTTACCTGATGAAACTTGCACTTGCTCAGGAAAAGGCCAGTAAACCTGGTGATGCTGTGACCACATATAAACGTGTTATCGACGAATTCCCTCTTTCCTCGGAAGTAGTGAATGCCAAGAAATACATGGGATTATTAGAAGGACAGGTCGGCAAATAA
- the glyA gene encoding serine hydroxymethyltransferase, with product MSTITSVERDTTIFDLINREKYRQESGIELIASENFTSRQVMEASGSVLTNKYAEGLPGKRYYGGCEVVDEIEQIAIDRLKELFGATWANVQPHSGAQANTAVFLACLNPGDKIMGFNLAHGGHLTHGSPVNISGKYFQPIFYGVEAETGLINWDKVEETALKERPKLLICGASAYSRDWDYERLRNIADQIGALLMADIAHPAGLIAKGLLKDPFDHCHIVTTTTHKTLRGPRGGVIMMRNDFENPFGIKTPKGQLRTMSSLLDSGVFPGTQGGPLEHIIAAKAVAFGEALSEGYYNYATQVTKNAQAMAKAFVEKGYRIISGGTDNHLMLIDLRTKNGIESGLTGKLAENTLIKADITINKNMVPFDDKSPMVTSGIRVGTAAMTTRGLVESDMERIVDLLDTVLVNHDNEQKIAAVKGEVNNWMKQFPLYS from the coding sequence ATGTCTACCATCACCAGCGTTGAACGTGACACCACCATTTTCGATCTGATCAACAGAGAGAAATATCGTCAGGAATCCGGTATTGAGCTTATAGCTTCTGAAAACTTTACTTCCCGTCAGGTGATGGAGGCTTCCGGCAGCGTTTTGACCAACAAATATGCCGAAGGTCTGCCAGGCAAACGTTACTATGGTGGATGCGAAGTGGTAGACGAGATCGAGCAGATCGCGATCGATCGGCTGAAAGAGCTTTTTGGCGCTACCTGGGCAAATGTGCAGCCGCATTCCGGCGCACAGGCTAACACAGCGGTATTTCTTGCTTGTTTGAATCCGGGTGACAAAATTATGGGTTTCAATCTGGCGCACGGAGGTCACCTTACGCATGGTTCGCCAGTGAATATTTCAGGTAAATATTTCCAGCCGATTTTTTACGGTGTAGAAGCGGAAACCGGTTTGATCAACTGGGATAAAGTAGAGGAAACCGCTTTGAAGGAGCGCCCGAAACTTTTAATCTGCGGTGCTTCTGCGTACAGCCGCGACTGGGATTATGAGCGTCTGAGAAATATCGCTGACCAGATCGGCGCACTTTTAATGGCAGATATCGCACACCCTGCGGGCCTAATTGCAAAAGGGCTTTTGAAAGATCCGTTTGATCACTGCCACATTGTAACAACCACTACACACAAGACCCTGCGCGGACCAAGAGGCGGCGTGATCATGATGCGGAATGATTTTGAAAATCCATTTGGAATCAAGACGCCGAAAGGCCAACTGAGAACAATGTCCTCACTATTGGACTCAGGTGTTTTTCCTGGTACGCAGGGAGGTCCTTTGGAGCATATCATTGCAGCGAAAGCAGTTGCATTTGGTGAGGCGTTGAGCGAAGGATATTACAATTATGCAACGCAGGTCACGAAAAATGCGCAGGCAATGGCCAAGGCATTTGTTGAAAAGGGATACCGGATTATTTCCGGCGGAACGGACAATCACCTGATGCTGATCGATTTGCGGACCAAAAACGGAATCGAATCGGGGCTCACAGGTAAGCTGGCTGAGAATACATTGATTAAAGCGGATATTACCATTAATAAGAATATGGTGCCGTTTGATGACAAATCTCCGATGGTAACTTCGGGTATCCGTGTGGGAACGGCAGCAATGACTACCCGTGGTCTTGTTGAGTCGGATATGGAGCGCATTGTCGACCTTCTTGATACCGTATTGGTCAACCATGATAATGAACAAAAAATAGCAGCTGTAAAAGGCGAAGTGAACAACTGGATGAAGCAATTTCCTTTGTACAGCTAG
- the nagB gene encoding glucosamine-6-phosphate deaminase, giving the protein MQASNNGKGTNGTIGQPITYEKIPTQIFADSKEASYAVAKEIADLIRQKQKEGKPCVLGLATGSSPKTVYALLVKMHREEGLSFKNVISFNLDEYYQMEPDSIYSYHRFMKEQLFDHVDIAKENYFLPDGTVPAALLRDYCTSYENKIHAVGGLDFQLLGIGGNGHIGFNEPGSLINSRTRLITLDHSTRVAAGMEFGGLHNVPRKAITLGVAPILNARRIVLLAWGERKASVIRGAVEGPVTELNPASYLQAHPDVSFVLDESAASELTRIKTPWAVDSVIWDNKMIKKAVTHLSKILNKPILKLTDKDYNDNGMSDLLAQYGAGYEININVFNQLQHTITGWPGGKPNADDTYRPERAQPKKKRVLIFSPHPDDDIISMGGTFQRLVDQGHEVHVAYQTSGNIAVADDEALRFIDFVVDFNTGFGIDSPDANQLFLDAKNFLKHTKDSEIDTPEIRKVKGLLRRGEAKATCRFVGIPTSQAHFLDMPFYETGTVQKKPIGEEDIKIIENLIEEIKPHQIYAAGDFADPHGTHKVCWDAIEAALHRSKHKNFMKDCWVWLYRGAWAEWDIYEIEMAVPMSPDQVLKKRQGIFKHQSQKDGVVFQGEDSREFWQRAEERNRGTAHLYDSLGLAEYEAMEAFVRWKF; this is encoded by the coding sequence ATGCAAGCTTCCAACAACGGAAAAGGTACAAATGGCACGATAGGCCAGCCAATCACCTATGAAAAAATCCCTACCCAGATTTTTGCAGATTCAAAGGAGGCATCTTACGCAGTAGCAAAGGAAATCGCTGATCTGATCCGTCAAAAGCAGAAAGAAGGGAAGCCTTGTGTCCTCGGACTTGCAACCGGATCTTCTCCTAAGACGGTATATGCATTGCTGGTGAAGATGCACAGGGAGGAAGGGCTTAGCTTTAAAAATGTGATCTCTTTCAACCTCGACGAGTACTATCAAATGGAGCCCGACTCTATTTATAGTTACCACAGGTTCATGAAAGAGCAGCTTTTTGACCATGTTGATATTGCTAAGGAAAATTACTTTTTGCCCGACGGTACCGTGCCGGCCGCTTTATTACGCGATTACTGCACTTCTTATGAAAATAAGATCCATGCCGTAGGCGGGCTGGATTTTCAGTTACTTGGAATTGGTGGAAACGGGCATATTGGTTTCAATGAGCCTGGTTCGCTCATCAACTCCCGCACGCGGCTGATTACGCTCGACCACTCGACAAGGGTAGCCGCGGGCATGGAATTTGGCGGGCTTCACAACGTGCCCCGTAAAGCAATCACCCTCGGTGTTGCGCCGATCCTGAATGCGCGTCGTATAGTATTGCTTGCCTGGGGTGAAAGAAAAGCTTCTGTGATCAGAGGCGCTGTAGAAGGACCGGTTACCGAACTTAACCCCGCATCTTATTTGCAGGCGCACCCGGACGTTTCCTTCGTGCTGGATGAAAGTGCTGCCTCAGAGCTCACCCGCATCAAAACCCCCTGGGCCGTTGACTCGGTTATCTGGGATAATAAAATGATTAAGAAAGCTGTGACCCACCTTTCGAAAATCCTCAATAAGCCAATTCTAAAACTAACTGATAAAGATTATAATGATAATGGTATGAGTGATTTGCTCGCTCAATATGGCGCAGGTTACGAAATCAATATCAATGTCTTTAACCAGCTCCAGCACACCATTACCGGCTGGCCGGGAGGAAAACCAAACGCAGACGATACTTACCGGCCAGAGCGTGCACAGCCCAAGAAAAAGCGCGTCCTGATTTTCAGTCCGCACCCGGATGACGATATTATTTCAATGGGAGGTACTTTCCAAAGACTTGTGGATCAGGGCCATGAAGTGCATGTGGCTTACCAAACGTCAGGAAACATTGCAGTGGCTGATGATGAAGCGCTCCGTTTTATTGATTTCGTTGTAGATTTTAACACTGGGTTTGGAATTGACAGCCCGGATGCGAACCAACTGTTCCTCGACGCTAAAAATTTCCTTAAACACACAAAAGACAGTGAGATCGACACACCTGAAATACGCAAGGTAAAGGGTCTGTTGAGAAGAGGAGAGGCTAAGGCGACGTGCCGGTTTGTTGGGATCCCTACCAGTCAGGCACACTTCCTTGATATGCCTTTTTACGAAACGGGTACTGTCCAGAAAAAACCGATCGGAGAGGAAGATATCAAGATCATTGAAAATCTGATCGAAGAAATCAAACCGCACCAAATTTATGCAGCAGGCGATTTTGCCGATCCGCACGGAACGCATAAGGTTTGCTGGGACGCTATCGAAGCCGCATTGCACCGTTCGAAACATAAGAATTTCATGAAAGATTGTTGGGTATGGTTGTATCGAGGCGCCTGGGCTGAATGGGATATCTATGAAATTGAAATGGCTGTTCCGATGAGCCCTGATCAGGTATTGAAGAAGCGTCAGGGAATATTTAAACACCAGTCACAAAAAGACGGCGTAGTTTTCCAGGGCGAAGATTCGAGAGAATTTTGGCAGAGAGCCGAAGAGCGTAACCGCGGTACCGCTCATTTGTACGACTCTCTTGGTCTTGCCGAATATGAAGCTATGGAAGCATTTGTAAGGTGGAAATTCTAA
- the mutL gene encoding DNA mismatch repair endonuclease MutL — protein MPSPDIIQLLPDSIANQIAAGEVVQRPASVVKELLENAIDAHATVIQVVLREAGRTLIQIIDNGSGMSITDARMSFERHATSKIRKSEDLFRIRTMGFRGEALASIAAVAQVELRTRQEGEELGTLIRIDGSEIKTQESVAAVKGTSLSVKNLFFNVPARRNFLKSNSVEMRHVLDEFQRVALAHPEVSFTLHHNDTEVFNLPPAKLVRRIVDIYGKSYREQLASCQEETSYVSVRGYIGKPEFARKTRGEQFFFVNDRFIKHSYLHHAVISAFDGTIPDGSHPFYVLFLEIDPSHIDINIHPTKTEIKFDDEKSVYAIVMAAVKKAVGMYNFSQSIDFDDNVNFFNQGISDPGQSFIPRTVMPDWAAQSKKAGNGPSKSNLTSWSKLFEGLQNTEDRGSELAAFDVSPVTVSRPAYQEESKTVASKVNRMASEVIAAPESDAVLFQLHNRYILSQVKDGIMLIDQKAAYERILYERYRKMLINRSGACQQLLFPKRIRLTHSDMQLVKETKKEIHSLGFEFDEFGQNELIIRGIPADLPEEREQDLFEELIEQLKQSYSDLKLNKPESLSRSLARRFSVRYAVKLSFVEIHTLIDQLFASTDPNRTPGGEAIIVLLTMDKLTSIFKS, from the coding sequence ATGCCGTCTCCCGACATTATACAACTGTTACCTGATTCTATCGCAAATCAAATTGCAGCTGGAGAGGTTGTGCAAAGACCGGCATCCGTGGTTAAAGAACTTCTTGAAAATGCAATCGACGCGCACGCTACTGTAATTCAGGTGGTACTCAGAGAAGCCGGAAGAACTTTGATACAGATCATCGACAATGGTTCAGGTATGTCGATCACCGATGCCAGAATGTCTTTTGAGCGGCACGCAACATCAAAAATCCGGAAATCAGAGGATTTATTCCGTATTCGGACAATGGGTTTTCGCGGTGAAGCACTTGCATCTATCGCAGCAGTTGCACAGGTTGAATTGCGAACCAGACAGGAAGGCGAAGAGCTTGGAACCCTGATTCGTATCGATGGTTCTGAAATCAAAACCCAGGAAAGCGTAGCGGCCGTAAAGGGAACCAGTCTTTCGGTTAAAAACCTTTTTTTCAACGTACCTGCGCGGAGAAATTTTCTCAAATCAAATTCGGTTGAAATGCGTCACGTGCTTGATGAATTTCAACGCGTGGCGTTGGCACATCCCGAGGTCAGTTTTACGCTACATCATAACGATACTGAGGTATTTAACCTGCCACCGGCCAAGCTTGTGCGCCGGATTGTTGACATTTACGGGAAAAGTTATCGGGAACAATTGGCCTCCTGTCAGGAAGAGACATCCTATGTAAGTGTGCGCGGATATATCGGCAAGCCGGAATTCGCCAGAAAAACACGCGGCGAACAGTTTTTTTTCGTAAATGACCGCTTCATTAAACATAGTTATCTCCATCACGCCGTAATAAGCGCTTTCGACGGAACGATCCCGGACGGGAGCCATCCATTTTACGTACTATTCCTTGAAATTGATCCTTCGCATATTGATATCAATATCCATCCTACCAAGACAGAGATAAAATTTGATGACGAAAAATCGGTATATGCAATTGTGATGGCGGCTGTCAAAAAGGCTGTGGGCATGTATAATTTCTCACAGTCAATCGATTTTGATGATAATGTAAACTTTTTCAACCAGGGTATATCTGATCCCGGTCAGAGTTTCATTCCGAGAACGGTCATGCCAGACTGGGCTGCACAGTCCAAAAAAGCGGGAAACGGGCCCTCCAAGTCAAACTTGACCAGTTGGAGTAAATTGTTTGAAGGGCTTCAGAATACAGAAGATAGGGGCAGCGAACTGGCCGCATTCGATGTAAGTCCGGTAACCGTGTCGCGCCCGGCTTACCAGGAAGAATCCAAAACAGTGGCGAGCAAGGTCAACCGAATGGCATCGGAAGTCATCGCAGCTCCTGAAAGCGACGCCGTTCTCTTTCAACTACATAACCGGTACATCCTTTCTCAGGTAAAAGATGGCATAATGCTCATTGATCAGAAAGCGGCTTACGAAAGGATATTGTACGAAAGGTATCGTAAGATGCTGATCAACAGAAGTGGCGCCTGCCAGCAACTACTTTTCCCAAAGCGGATAAGGCTTACACATTCTGACATGCAGCTTGTGAAGGAAACTAAAAAGGAAATACATAGCCTCGGATTTGAATTCGATGAATTTGGTCAAAATGAGCTAATTATCAGAGGCATTCCTGCTGATCTGCCGGAAGAGCGTGAGCAAGACCTTTTCGAGGAACTGATTGAACAATTAAAGCAGAGTTATTCTGATCTGAAGCTCAATAAACCGGAAAGTCTTTCACGGTCACTTGCGAGGCGGTTTTCGGTTCGCTATGCTGTTAAACTGTCTTTTGTAGAAATTCACACGCTTATTGACCAGCTGTTCGCATCGACAGATCCTAACCGGACTCCCGGAGGAGAAGCTATCATTGTACTGCTTACAATGGATAAGCTTACGAGCATATTCAAAAGCTAG